A DNA window from Ignavibacteriales bacterium contains the following coding sequences:
- a CDS encoding TonB-dependent receptor — protein sequence MQKKNLKRIISTILAITIFQTFTFSQKLSQTVRGTILDIDNKLSLIGANVSIVGTDPVIGTTTDMNGIFKFENVPIGRITLRISSLGYETKIIPDIVVNSGKEVVLDLSMQESAVKMDEVVITPNENKGEALNDMSLISSRSISLEETKRFTGGMDDPSRVISSFAGVTSSPDGSSDIIVRGNSPKYLQWRLDGIEISSPYHMNDQNSSFGALTALNNSLLATSDFHSGAFSPEYGDVLASVMDIRLRTGNNERFEAAFGVGILGIDLTLEGPFKNDYAGSYLVNYRYSTVSLIKKLGLVDVKGVVDYQDVTFKVVLPTKNIGRFTFFGLGGLSGFNIQNFKPGEFTTPGSATSNANISKDFKKEAYLANFGMNHILTINDNSYLSTSLYYSGTGFNDDIFESDSVSEKMQTFKSRIVNSAFRGAIAYSNKINARNKIQIGAKYTLFGYNYDQSIFKNEAASLFNVTDFQKNISTINNFIIWKHKFDEDITLVAGIHNMNVLLNNKFTIEPRIAMNWNLCNTSALHAGYGKHSTMESVHNYFTKVRQTDGSVIEPNKNLDLLKAHHFVLGYENRYTEFLIAKIEIYYQHLYDLPVENNDTSYYATINEGVDYQYVPLVNKGVGKNYGIEFTLEHFFNDNYYYLLNVSLFNSKYKSLEGMWRNTQYNNNYLVNLLFGKEFKNLGTNQNQTLSINSKVFFGGGKKYIPLLRDVQGNVEVNPTTNIYWDYKKAYDNKFDNIYQINLSASYKYNTSNTTHEIFLDLMNLTDNKSRISEYYDESKPDKVGYLTQFGFFPNLMYRVYF from the coding sequence ATGCAGAAGAAAAATCTTAAAAGAATCATATCGACAATATTGGCTATAACCATCTTCCAAACTTTTACTTTCAGTCAAAAACTTTCTCAAACGGTGAGAGGCACCATATTAGATATAGATAATAAATTGTCTCTAATCGGGGCTAATGTTTCTATCGTCGGCACTGACCCAGTGATAGGCACAACAACTGATATGAATGGTATATTTAAATTTGAGAACGTACCAATCGGAAGAATTACATTGCGAATATCGTCTCTTGGTTATGAAACCAAAATCATTCCCGATATTGTGGTGAACTCAGGCAAAGAAGTGGTGTTAGATCTCTCGATGCAGGAGTCAGCAGTAAAAATGGATGAAGTAGTTATCACGCCAAATGAAAATAAAGGAGAAGCTTTAAATGATATGTCATTAATTAGTTCACGTTCTATATCGCTCGAAGAAACAAAACGTTTTACCGGAGGTATGGACGATCCATCAAGAGTGATTTCCAGTTTTGCCGGTGTGACAAGCAGCCCCGATGGGAGTAGCGATATCATTGTAAGAGGAAATTCACCCAAATATCTTCAGTGGCGGTTAGATGGGATTGAAATTTCAAGTCCATATCATATGAATGATCAGAACTCATCATTCGGAGCGCTGACAGCATTGAATAATAGTTTGTTGGCAACATCCGATTTTCATTCGGGTGCATTCTCCCCCGAGTACGGAGATGTTTTAGCAAGTGTTATGGATATAAGATTAAGAACGGGGAATAATGAAAGATTTGAAGCGGCGTTCGGAGTGGGAATACTAGGTATTGATCTTACACTTGAAGGTCCATTTAAGAATGATTACGCAGGTTCCTATCTTGTTAATTACAGGTATTCAACGGTTTCTTTGATTAAAAAACTTGGCTTAGTTGATGTCAAAGGTGTTGTAGATTATCAAGATGTAACTTTTAAGGTTGTATTGCCTACTAAAAATATAGGGAGATTTACTTTCTTTGGTCTTGGTGGCTTAAGTGGGTTTAACATACAAAATTTTAAACCGGGTGAATTTACCACCCCGGGTAGTGCAACATCAAATGCTAATATTAGTAAGGATTTTAAGAAAGAGGCATACCTTGCAAACTTTGGAATGAACCATATCCTGACTATTAATGACAACAGTTATCTTAGTACATCCTTGTATTATTCTGGAACAGGTTTTAATGATGATATTTTTGAATCGGATTCTGTTAGTGAAAAAATGCAAACCTTTAAGAGCAGAATAGTGAATTCTGCATTTAGAGGAGCAATAGCTTACAGCAACAAGATAAATGCGAGAAACAAAATTCAAATCGGGGCTAAATATACTTTGTTCGGGTATAATTATGATCAAAGCATATTTAAGAATGAAGCAGCATCTTTATTTAATGTCACAGATTTTCAGAAGAACATCAGTACCATAAACAATTTTATAATTTGGAAACATAAATTCGATGAAGATATAACTTTAGTCGCTGGAATTCATAACATGAATGTTTTACTGAATAATAAATTTACCATTGAACCAAGAATTGCAATGAATTGGAATCTTTGTAATACGAGCGCGTTGCATGCAGGATATGGAAAACATAGTACAATGGAAAGCGTACACAATTATTTCACCAAAGTACGGCAAACCGATGGAAGTGTCATCGAACCGAATAAAAACCTGGATTTATTAAAAGCTCATCATTTTGTTTTAGGCTATGAAAACCGTTATACTGAATTCTTAATAGCAAAAATAGAAATTTACTATCAACATTTGTATGATCTACCTGTAGAAAATAATGATACGAGTTATTATGCTACTATTAATGAAGGTGTTGATTACCAATATGTTCCGTTAGTGAACAAAGGCGTTGGGAAAAATTACGGAATAGAATTTACATTGGAGCACTTTTTTAATGACAATTATTATTATCTATTGAATGTGTCGTTATTCAATTCAAAATACAAATCGTTGGAAGGTATGTGGAGGAATACGCAGTACAACAATAACTATTTGGTTAATCTCTTATTTGGTAAAGAATTTAAGAATCTTGGGACTAATCAGAATCAGACACTTTCGATAAATTCCAAAGTATTTTTCGGAGGCGGTAAAAAATATATCCCGCTCTTAAGGGATGTGCAAGGGAATGTTGAAGTTAATCCTACGACAAATATATATTGGGATTATAAAAAAGCTTATGACAATAAATTCGATAATATCTACCAGATAAATTTATCTGCCAGCTATAAGTACAATACATCAAATACTACACACGAAATATTTCTTGATTTGATGAATCTTACTGATAACAAAAGTAGAATATCAGAATACTATGATGAGAGCAAGCCGGATAAAGTTGGTTATCTAACTCAATTCGGTTTTTTCCCTAACCTGATGTATCGTGTATATTTTTAA
- a CDS encoding prolyl oligopeptidase family serine peptidase, with the protein MKTKIVALFISILVVAHFHQKVFSQQQRETLLNVLGTFPQHPPVKVDTLEKVQLESGWRYKIEYLSEPANNLFDEPEDRIRAYLFVPQHKPGQRLPAIVAIHQDADNVHLGKSEPAGLDTDDGKHQYYDDQKYGLELFLRGYVVICPDRFGHAERRRILPGDTMLVNQERDADLYNHRVGQLLLNGRTSQGKEAYDLTRAIDVLYSLDVVDTNHIGAIGHSAGGYNLIYFMFADSRVKAGISSCGFFELLNFFNDKEPVKRWASSALPGLAKVGKSADYLAALAPRPILLTRGRGEWLGHPDGERRSAKHVQETVELERYSRERYEALNAGDNLKVIYFDGGHFFTLSVKKIAYHWLDKYLNPTKWQREELVIQRLDDLCTQMKQQGKESALQCFLPAEKQDHIRHLVFIGQSAKAATLIEESQRQIKGFGANKIKPVKVEFTFSAPDAKEVFVAGSFNGWNPTSDKLTKQSNGRWEMSMSLPIGVYCYKFVSDGKWFIDPQNMEKYYNAEGGDNSVLVVSR; encoded by the coding sequence ATGAAAACTAAAATAGTCGCTTTGTTTATCAGTATCCTTGTTGTTGCGCACTTCCATCAAAAAGTTTTTTCACAGCAACAACGGGAGACTCTCCTGAATGTCCTCGGGACTTTCCCTCAGCACCCACCAGTCAAAGTTGATACGTTGGAGAAGGTGCAACTTGAATCCGGTTGGCGGTACAAGATAGAGTATCTGTCTGAGCCGGCGAACAATCTTTTCGATGAACCGGAGGATAGAATTCGGGCTTACCTCTTTGTCCCACAACATAAACCTGGTCAGCGGCTACCTGCAATTGTCGCTATCCATCAGGATGCCGACAACGTACATCTCGGCAAGTCAGAACCGGCTGGATTGGACACAGACGACGGGAAACACCAATACTACGACGACCAGAAATATGGTCTTGAGCTTTTCCTTCGCGGCTATGTTGTTATCTGCCCCGATAGATTTGGACATGCAGAGAGAAGAAGAATTTTGCCGGGTGATACGATGTTGGTGAACCAGGAACGGGATGCCGATCTCTATAATCACCGTGTAGGTCAGTTATTGCTAAATGGGAGAACAAGTCAGGGCAAAGAGGCATACGACTTGACGCGGGCTATTGACGTGCTATATTCGCTCGATGTTGTCGATACGAATCATATCGGCGCAATCGGACATTCGGCAGGCGGTTACAACTTGATTTACTTCATGTTCGCCGATTCGCGGGTGAAGGCTGGAATATCTTCCTGCGGTTTTTTTGAATTGTTGAATTTTTTTAACGACAAGGAGCCGGTTAAGCGTTGGGCTAGTTCGGCATTGCCTGGATTGGCGAAGGTAGGTAAATCGGCAGACTACCTTGCCGCACTTGCACCACGACCAATTTTGCTAACACGCGGGAGGGGCGAATGGTTGGGTCATCCCGATGGCGAAAGAAGAAGCGCCAAACATGTCCAGGAAACTGTCGAACTCGAGCGGTACTCCCGTGAACGATACGAGGCTCTTAACGCCGGGGATAATTTGAAAGTCATTTACTTCGATGGAGGACATTTTTTTACGCTGTCGGTCAAAAAGATAGCATATCATTGGTTGGATAAATATCTGAATCCCACGAAATGGCAACGAGAGGAGTTGGTAATTCAACGACTTGACGACCTTTGCACTCAAATGAAGCAACAAGGCAAAGAATCCGCGCTACAGTGTTTTCTTCCTGCTGAAAAGCAGGATCATATCCGGCATCTGGTCTTCATCGGTCAATCCGCTAAAGCAGCCACACTAATCGAGGAAAGTCAGAGGCAGATCAAAGGCTTTGGCGCAAACAAAATTAAGCCCGTGAAGGTTGAGTTTACTTTTTCTGCTCCTGATGCTAAAGAAGTTTTTGTTGCAGGAAGTTTCAATGGATGGAATCCCACTAGTGACAAACTGACGAAACAGAGCAATGGCAGATGGGAAATGAGCATGTCTCTCCCGATCGGGGTTTATTGTTACAAATTCGTTTCCGATGGGAAATGGTTTATCGATCCACAAAACATGGAGAAGTACTACAACGCCGAAGGAGGAGATAATTCAGTACTTGTCGTTTCGAGGTGA